A single region of the Chloroflexota bacterium genome encodes:
- a CDS encoding PAS domain S-box protein, whose translation MNKQLRDLIEIIHFTESVSAKIHGLLDQEQVYQTVKDEFLKSQRYSMSIALLTDDPSKLRIAEVSFSPRRLRTLKGLEKIIGITLQDYRIDLNTSSVYRQVVRERKVICIKSSDVIAEFLPRPLADLVVKGMGHQNKYSVLAPLSLHGEVIGVLAMSSTDLAEQFIPSVRSLAQHISSALELADECARRKQAEEALERSEKRLRALLENASDYTFVLSPTGAICYANPSVVRLVGHSLEETIGRNWSAFVEPEDLPETMLALAQLLEQPGGTMRRQIRIRHKDGSWRVIEAVARNLLNDPAVAGILINARDITERKLAEEQLQKSEGSLRALLNAITESAALIDAEGIVHAANESLAKRVGTTVDKLVGSCVYDFFSPELARSRKARVDEIFRTGKPASWQDIRSGRYINNYLYPVFDAEGKVIQVAVFGIDVTERKQAEEQLNRAEKMASLGVLATGIAHEVRNPLGIISSCTELLLEHSDDPEVRGQCVRKIQVAVRRASHIVESVLKFARPEEAPMGELEVQCVLEETLDLLAEYMTLQRVRLHKEFQANLPPVIGNRHLLQRVFSNLVVNACNAMPQGGTLTVTTRASGSDGVEIQFDDTGHGIPPEHLPRIFDPFFTAGPVGQGAGLGLSISHGIIQQHRGVIEVQSEVGKGSTFIVRLPCKSVNS comes from the coding sequence ATGAACAAACAACTGCGCGACCTCATCGAGATCATCCACTTCACCGAGAGCGTGTCCGCGAAGATACATGGTCTGTTAGATCAGGAGCAGGTCTACCAGACGGTGAAGGACGAATTCCTCAAGTCCCAAAGGTACAGCATGAGTATTGCGCTCTTGACGGATGATCCATCCAAACTCAGGATCGCAGAAGTGTCGTTTTCCCCCCGCAGATTGAGAACGCTAAAGGGGCTGGAGAAGATCATTGGAATCACGCTGCAAGACTACAGGATCGATCTGAACACGTCAAGCGTCTACCGCCAAGTCGTGAGGGAGCGAAAGGTCATCTGCATCAAGAGTTCGGATGTTATAGCAGAATTTCTCCCGCGTCCACTGGCCGATCTGGTAGTGAAAGGCATGGGCCATCAAAACAAATACTCCGTCCTAGCGCCGTTGAGTCTGCATGGCGAGGTCATTGGGGTCCTCGCGATGTCTTCGACCGACCTGGCCGAGCAGTTCATTCCCTCGGTGCGAAGCCTCGCCCAGCACATCTCCAGCGCGTTGGAACTGGCGGATGAATGTGCCAGGCGCAAGCAGGCAGAGGAGGCATTGGAACGCAGTGAAAAGCGTCTTCGGGCTTTGCTCGAAAACGCTTCGGACTACACTTTTGTGCTGAGCCCGACAGGAGCGATATGCTATGCAAACCCATCGGTTGTGCGACTGGTCGGACATTCACTAGAAGAGACAATCGGCCGGAATTGGTCTGCATTTGTTGAGCCTGAAGATCTACCAGAGACGATGCTGGCACTCGCGCAGCTACTCGAGCAGCCAGGTGGTACCATGCGCAGGCAAATCCGCATTCGACACAAAGACGGCTCGTGGCGTGTCATCGAGGCCGTAGCCAGGAACCTTCTCAACGATCCGGCGGTAGCAGGCATTCTTATCAATGCCCGCGACATCACCGAACGCAAATTGGCTGAGGAACAACTACAGAAAAGTGAAGGCTCGTTGCGAGCGCTCCTGAACGCCATCACGGAGTCAGCGGCCTTGATAGATGCGGAGGGGATCGTCCATGCGGCGAACGAATCACTGGCGAAGAGAGTGGGGACTACGGTTGACAAACTCGTGGGCTCCTGCGTCTACGACTTTTTCTCTCCGGAGCTGGCCAGATCGAGAAAGGCGCGCGTGGACGAGATCTTTCGCACGGGCAAGCCCGCCTCATGGCAAGATATACGCTCGGGCAGGTACATCAACAACTACCTCTACCCCGTATTCGACGCGGAAGGAAAGGTGATCCAGGTCGCGGTTTTTGGCATCGATGTGACCGAGCGTAAGCAAGCGGAGGAACAACTCAACCGCGCAGAGAAAATGGCCTCCTTGGGGGTGTTGGCCACGGGTATCGCTCACGAAGTACGCAATCCCCTGGGCATTATCTCCTCCTGCACCGAGTTGCTACTGGAGCACTCTGACGACCCCGAAGTGCGTGGCCAGTGTGTCCGCAAGATCCAGGTTGCCGTCCGGCGGGCCTCTCACATTGTGGAGAGCGTGCTGAAGTTCGCCCGTCCAGAGGAGGCGCCAATGGGAGAACTTGAGGTTCAGTGTGTGTTGGAAGAGACTCTCGACCTCCTGGCGGAGTATATGACCTTGCAGAGAGTGAGGCTGCACAAAGAGTTCCAAGCCAACCTTCCCCCTGTCATAGGCAATCGTCACCTTTTGCAGCGGGTGTTCTCCAACCTGGTCGTCAACGCCTGCAACGCCATGCCTCAGGGTGGAACGCTGACCGTGACCACGCGCGCCTCTGGCTCGGACGGAGTCGAGATCCAGTTTGATGACACCGGTCATGGCATTCCTCCAGAACATCTGCCCAGGATCTTCGATCCGTTTTTCACTGCCGGGCCTGTGGGCCAGGGGGCTGGTCTGGGGCTCTCTATCAGCCACGGCATCATCCAGCAGCACCGCGGCGTCATCGAAGTACAGAGCGAGGTGGGCAAGGGTTCCACTTTTATTGTGCGGCTGCCTTGCAAGAGCGTTAACAGCTGA
- a CDS encoding response regulator transcription factor produces the protein MEGRPLRILVVDDEKDLVWALQYSLSDEGYEVFGAYDGVQALALARRHRPDLVVLDITMRGMDGLETCRSLRRDPALGAVPILFLTVRSDVKDRVTALNQGGDDYIVKPFDLRELKARIGALLRRSRGRAGNGLGLQDQGSLVIGPLTLDLHRRQVRVGEKISLLTPVEFDLLHYLMVHYGEVFSTEQLLQGVWNFAPGAGGHSVVRWHIKNLRRKIEPDPAHPVYIRTVARHGYMLLCEE, from the coding sequence ATGGAAGGGAGGCCCCTGCGGATTTTGGTGGTGGATGATGAGAAAGACCTGGTCTGGGCTTTGCAGTACAGCCTGAGCGACGAGGGCTACGAGGTGTTCGGTGCCTACGATGGAGTGCAAGCCCTGGCCCTGGCGCGGCGTCATCGCCCCGACCTTGTGGTCCTGGACATTACCATGCGCGGCATGGATGGCCTGGAGACTTGTCGGAGTCTGCGCCGCGATCCTGCCTTGGGAGCCGTCCCCATCCTGTTCCTCACCGTGCGCAGCGACGTCAAGGACCGGGTCACAGCGCTGAATCAAGGAGGCGACGATTACATAGTCAAACCCTTCGACCTGCGGGAGTTGAAAGCCCGCATCGGGGCTCTGCTGCGCCGGAGCCGAGGGCGCGCGGGGAACGGTCTGGGACTACAAGACCAGGGTTCACTCGTGATAGGCCCTCTCACCCTCGACCTGCACCGTCGCCAAGTCCGGGTCGGGGAAAAGATCTCACTCCTGACTCCGGTAGAGTTTGATCTTCTGCACTATCTGATGGTCCACTACGGCGAAGTGTTCTCCACTGAGCAATTGCTGCAAGGGGTATGGAACTTCGCCCCGGGAGCGGGTGGTCATAGCGTGGTGCGTTGGCACATCAAGAATCTGCGCCGCAAGATCGAGCCCGATCCTGCCCACCCAGTGTATATCCGCACCGTGGCGCGCCACGGCTACATGCTGCTATGTGAGGAATGA
- a CDS encoding response regulator transcription factor, giving the protein MGRRPRAGQTIKVLLADDQALARELLKPLLHQHGVEIIDQAFSCRELVQKSQELLPHIILLNASMPGTEADEVCQSILTQEPEAKVLAYFHPKEWRWLVSADGTEIAVSISTAEELIRTIRAMARGRFVARSVGPRMAFQAVPSADAGRTAELNDTQVNILELLAKGLSNRQIAEELGLQVQTIKNNLGTIFRELGVTNRTAAVMMALGLGFISLEPLENEPELPNS; this is encoded by the coding sequence GTGGGTCGCCGTCCACGAGCCGGTCAGACTATCAAAGTCCTGTTGGCCGACGATCAGGCGCTTGCCAGAGAGCTCCTGAAGCCCTTGCTGCATCAACACGGCGTCGAGATCATTGACCAGGCATTCAGCTGTCGGGAACTGGTGCAGAAGTCCCAGGAATTATTGCCCCATATCATCCTCTTAAACGCTTCCATGCCCGGCACAGAGGCCGACGAGGTGTGCCAATCCATCCTCACTCAGGAGCCGGAGGCCAAAGTTCTCGCCTACTTCCATCCCAAGGAGTGGCGATGGCTTGTATCGGCTGATGGGACAGAGATAGCCGTAAGTATTAGCACAGCGGAGGAATTGATACGCACCATTCGCGCCATGGCCAGGGGGCGATTCGTCGCCCGTTCAGTTGGTCCGAGAATGGCATTTCAGGCTGTCCCGTCCGCAGATGCTGGAAGAACGGCTGAACTCAATGACACACAAGTGAATATCCTCGAGTTGCTCGCGAAAGGACTCAGCAACCGGCAGATTGCCGAAGAACTAGGATTGCAAGTACAGACCATCAAGAACAATTTGGGCACTATCTTTCGCGAACTTGGCGTGACCAACCGCACCGCGGCGGTAATGATGGCGCTGGGGCTGGGTTTCATTTCCCTGGAGCCGTTAGAGAATGAGCCTGAATTGCCTAATTCGTAA